CTCCTATGATTTAACAACCCAGCTATTGTAGGTTGCAATGGTTAATGGGCAAATCTTTGCATTTTTTTCAATTAGATACAGTAGCGTATGCTTCGTTTCAAAAGCAACAGCAGCATCGAGATCAGTGATAGCCAATTTTCTAGCTTCAGCAACACCTGGAAAATCTCTTCCTGGCTCAATATAATCTGCTACATAAATAATTTTTTCTAAAAGTGACATCTCGCTTGCTCCTACAGTATGATGACGAATGGCATTCAAAATATCTTCATCATCAATCCCAAGTTCCTTCTGAACAAGATAGGCTCCCACTGGCCCATGCCAAATTTCATTGCCATACTCTAGAAGCTCTAAAGGAAACCCTTCACGCTGAATAATTTCACGCATCTCATCTGAATCACGCTCTTTTGCATAGTCGTGAGTCAAGGCAGCAATACTCGCCGCTTCTAGACTAGCTCCGTAGCGACCAGCTAAAGCAATGGCCATTTCTTCTACACCTAAAACGTGTTTAAAACGGCGTTCACTCATTTGCATCTGAACACGTTCTAATAATGAAATTCGATCTAAACGAAAGTACTGATTTCCATAAACAATATCGGACTTAGTCATTTTGATACAACTCCTTTTCCTTAATATAAGCTAAGGTTTTATCAGGAATTAAATACTGAACTGAACAGCCATTTTTAATTTTTTTTCGTAATCCTGTTGAGCTGATTTCCATGGCTGGAACATCTACCCAGATAAGTGGATACGGACTACTATCGGCGTAATTAGGTCTTTTTACTGCTACAAATTGTACCATTTGAATCAACTCGTCAATTCGATACCATTTTGGCAAATAATCAACCATGTCACCACCAATAATAAAATAATAGTCAATTTCGGGATGAGCTTTTGTTAATTCTAGCATTGTATCAAAAGTATAACTAATACCACCACGTTGGATTTCACAACTTTCTAATCCAAATAAGGGATTGTCTTCAATCGCTTTTTCGACCATTGCAACTCGATGTTCAGCTGCAATAGCTTCTTTTTTATCAATGTGAGGCGGATTAGCATCTGGCATAAAATAAACTTTATCTAAGCCTAGTTGTTGGCAAACTTGGTCTGCAATCACTAAATGACCAATATGAGGTGGGTTAAATGTTCCACCAATAATGCCTACTCGAATTCGCTCTTCTGGTAATGATTCTACTTCAGTTAACACATTCGTTTGACTTTGCACATTAATCACCTAACCTCTTTACTACTATTTAACGGCTTGCTCGAGGCAATTCCGTTGAAATTCGTTGATATTTTTCTTGTGATGAAGGTTTGAATAAGACAATAACACGACCAATCACTTGCACAGCATTAACTTTTAAGGCTTTTTCTAAAGCAAGGGCAACATCATCTACTTCTTCATCTGTGTTTTGTAATAAACTAACTTTAATCAGCTCTCTTTTTTCAACAGCTTCGCCAATTTGTTTCACCATATCGTCATTTAATCCACCTTTACCAACTTGAAAAATAGGGGTTAAATGGTGCGCTTGGCTACGTAAAAATCTTTTTTGTTTTCCTGTTAACTTCATTTAATACTTCACTCCATCCACTTAGCTCAAACCAAGTAGTTATTTTCTTTTAAATTAATGATTTACGAATGACTACGTCCACACCTTTTGGTGCCCATCCAGCTACAACAGCTCCTGGTTCATTGACTGTTACCCACCCTAGACCAGCAAAAACAATATCGCTACGTTCTTTAACTGAGAATTCAAAACGGACAAGTTCTGGGAAATTATCAACCTCATCTTTACGAGGTGGTTGCAACATTTCACCAACATGATTTGCGTATAGTTCATCCGCTTTTTCTAACTTCG
This Carnobacterium maltaromaticum DSM 20342 DNA region includes the following protein-coding sequences:
- the yhbY gene encoding ribosome assembly RNA-binding protein YhbY — protein: MKLTGKQKRFLRSQAHHLTPIFQVGKGGLNDDMVKQIGEAVEKRELIKVSLLQNTDEEVDDVALALEKALKVNAVQVIGRVIVLFKPSSQEKYQRISTELPRASR
- the yqeK gene encoding bis(5'-nucleosyl)-tetraphosphatase (symmetrical) YqeK, giving the protein MQMSERRFKHVLGVEEMAIALAGRYGASLEAASIAALTHDYAKERDSDEMREIIQREGFPLELLEYGNEIWHGPVGAYLVQKELGIDDEDILNAIRHHTVGASEMSLLEKIIYVADYIEPGRDFPGVAEARKLAITDLDAAVAFETKHTLLYLIEKNAKICPLTIATYNSWVVKS
- a CDS encoding nicotinate-nucleotide adenylyltransferase, with product MINVQSQTNVLTEVESLPEERIRVGIIGGTFNPPHIGHLVIADQVCQQLGLDKVYFMPDANPPHIDKKEAIAAEHRVAMVEKAIEDNPLFGLESCEIQRGGISYTFDTMLELTKAHPEIDYYFIIGGDMVDYLPKWYRIDELIQMVQFVAVKRPNYADSSPYPLIWVDVPAMEISSTGLRKKIKNGCSVQYLIPDKTLAYIKEKELYQND